In Pirellulales bacterium, the following are encoded in one genomic region:
- a CDS encoding DUF1080 domain-containing protein — MNHRLARKSIAVLGGVLSIWLFPLVGAAAESGDAKQNALSKDEIADGWIQLFDGETLFGWSPGSKADWKVADGVISVTSGKPGLLHTNSEFSDFVLKVDFRAPKETNSGIFLRTPAVPKSPTVDCYEANIADPSISKFPTGSLVGRKKGTVEKFSTDWQTYEIRVEGNHFTLKLDGAVVCDYTDPKPLGRGFIGLQYNTGNAEFRNVKLKPLGLKDLFNGRDLTGWRLYPGKPTIATVTKEGDLNVKIGSGQVESEEKFGDFTLQTEVICNAKNVNSGIFFRCIPGQLMNGYECQIENRFKDGDRTKPADFGTGAIYRRQAARRVVPDDFRWFHLTLIATGLHMAAWVDGYPVTDWTDPRPPDANPRNGSRVEPGTLAIQAHDKTTDVSLRFIRAAEMRPR; from the coding sequence ATGAATCATCGTCTCGCGCGAAAGTCGATTGCCGTTCTCGGTGGCGTGTTGAGCATTTGGCTTTTCCCGCTAGTCGGCGCGGCGGCGGAGTCTGGCGATGCCAAACAAAATGCGCTAAGCAAAGACGAAATCGCCGACGGCTGGATTCAGCTTTTCGACGGCGAGACGCTGTTCGGCTGGTCGCCGGGGAGCAAGGCCGATTGGAAAGTGGCCGACGGGGTGATCTCCGTCACCTCGGGCAAGCCGGGCCTGTTGCACACGAACAGTGAGTTCAGCGATTTCGTGCTCAAGGTCGATTTCCGCGCCCCTAAGGAGACGAACAGCGGAATCTTCCTGCGAACCCCCGCCGTGCCCAAGAGCCCCACCGTCGATTGCTACGAGGCCAACATCGCCGACCCGAGCATCAGTAAATTCCCGACCGGCAGCCTTGTCGGGCGAAAGAAGGGAACGGTCGAAAAGTTCAGCACCGACTGGCAAACTTATGAGATTCGCGTCGAGGGGAACCACTTCACGCTCAAGCTCGACGGCGCCGTGGTGTGCGACTACACCGATCCCAAGCCGCTCGGCCGCGGGTTCATCGGCCTGCAATACAACACGGGCAACGCCGAGTTTCGCAATGTCAAGCTCAAGCCGCTGGGGTTGAAAGACCTGTTCAACGGCCGCGACCTGACCGGCTGGCGGCTCTATCCCGGCAAGCCGACGATCGCCACCGTTACGAAGGAAGGTGATTTGAACGTCAAGATCGGCTCGGGCCAGGTCGAGAGCGAAGAGAAGTTCGGCGACTTCACGCTCCAGACGGAAGTGATCTGCAACGCGAAGAACGTGAACTCAGGAATCTTTTTCCGCTGCATTCCGGGCCAGTTGATGAACGGCTACGAATGCCAGATCGAGAATCGCTTCAAGGACGGCGATCGCACCAAGCCGGCCGATTTCGGCACGGGGGCGATCTACCGCCGGCAGGCCGCCCGCCGCGTGGTGCCCGACGACTTCCGCTGGTTTCACCTGACGCTGATCGCGACGGGGCTCCACATGGCGGCCTGGGTCGATGGCTATCCAGTGACCGATTGGACCGACCCGCGCCCGCCGGACGCCAATCCGCGCAACGGCTCGCGCGTCGAGCCGGGCACGCTGGCGATCCAAGCTCACGACAAAACGACCGACGTTTCGCTGCGCTTCATCCGCGCCGCGGAGATGCGGCCGCGGTGA
- a CDS encoding PDZ domain-containing protein: MDRITFRMLLAIALTGPLAAAARAAEPSTVSADNVRQWIGQLSSDDYGTRAEATIQLTRAGKSVVAAVTAAALQDDLEVSCRAVQVLQTLLASEDVATGDAAADSLTKIAEARAGSSADLAADALNDFQELRQDRTLDELKRLGATVTLGNPRTGNADGIQIVIGTEWRGTTADLKLLKRVPDLEWLQVHGVGITDDDLKHLDGLNRLAEIDLFGSKVTVDGAARLAQLYPGVKIDRRSNAMLGVSGQTDPAGCRITMVQPNSAADRAGLQEQDIVLRFQDQQVPDFETLTTLIGSRNPGDKVTIELRRRDEANNRDDMLTKEIELGAWK; encoded by the coding sequence ATGGACCGAATCACGTTCCGAATGCTGCTGGCGATTGCCCTGACGGGGCCGCTCGCGGCCGCGGCGCGCGCCGCCGAGCCGAGCACCGTCTCCGCCGACAACGTTCGCCAATGGATCGGCCAGCTTAGCAGCGACGACTACGGCACGCGCGCGGAGGCGACCATCCAGTTGACCCGGGCCGGGAAATCGGTCGTCGCCGCAGTCACCGCCGCCGCGTTGCAAGACGACCTGGAAGTGTCCTGCCGAGCGGTCCAAGTGCTGCAGACCCTGCTCGCCTCGGAAGACGTGGCGACTGGAGACGCGGCGGCCGATTCGCTTACAAAGATCGCCGAGGCCAGGGCCGGCTCGTCCGCCGACCTGGCGGCCGACGCCCTCAACGATTTTCAGGAACTCCGCCAGGATCGCACGCTCGACGAGTTAAAGCGCTTGGGCGCGACGGTCACGCTCGGCAATCCGCGAACGGGCAACGCCGACGGGATTCAGATCGTGATTGGCACGGAATGGCGCGGCACTACGGCCGACCTCAAGCTCTTGAAGCGAGTTCCCGACCTTGAATGGCTGCAAGTCCACGGCGTGGGGATCACCGACGACGACTTGAAGCATCTCGACGGTTTGAACCGGCTTGCGGAGATCGACTTGTTTGGCTCGAAAGTCACCGTCGACGGTGCCGCCCGGTTGGCTCAGCTTTATCCCGGCGTCAAGATCGACCGACGCAGCAACGCCATGCTCGGCGTCTCGGGGCAGACCGACCCGGCGGGTTGCCGGATCACGATGGTGCAGCCGAATTCCGCCGCCGACCGGGCCGGCCTGCAAGAGCAAGACATCGTTCTGAGGTTTCAAGACCAACAAGTCCCCGACTTCGAGACGCTGACAACCCTGATCGGCTCTCGAAATCCGGGCGACAAAGTGACGATCGAGCTGCGCCGCCGAGACGAAGCGAACAACCGCGACGACATGCTGACCAAGGAAATCGAACTCGGTGCGTGGAAATAG
- a CDS encoding helix-turn-helix domain-containing protein, which translates to MARKLIDQEEAAKMLGVSIEEINKMRDRKQLFPYRDGDAWKFKPEDIERVKQDLAAGAGDSWTKGGDLGLEAPEAVDSVLLSEKELGQSADSTSSTIIGKGSPHGPVTEGDIKLAPREKDSSLSDVSLAADISGIGSDVKLILSDSDKKKAAAAKPDSKLGVLDDLKLEPGGSDKGASVLPGGSGSDLAIGLGSDVAGGSAVGGSKAGKTGGSGSFKLADDEIRLAETSESGTGSSSKKRGTDSKKAGMSDFSRSLELDEDVLGAKPDSDITRGATDSGIHLVDPKDSGLSLEEPLVLGGSAKELLELGEADVISLEESADMEGTTQLKSDEDFQLTPVQETTADESDSGSQVIALDADEELSSGAFTPATSGMVAMLEEDTGAEGAMGISPTGILTTGPALVATTQAPETPYSGWNVAGLVCCALLLLMAGMMMYDLTRNMWQWNGLSGANSSIFTSIERTIGWMDK; encoded by the coding sequence ATGGCTCGGAAACTCATCGATCAGGAAGAAGCCGCGAAAATGCTCGGCGTCAGCATCGAAGAAATCAACAAGATGCGCGACCGCAAGCAGCTCTTCCCATATCGCGACGGCGACGCCTGGAAATTCAAACCCGAAGATATCGAACGGGTGAAGCAAGATTTGGCCGCCGGCGCTGGCGATTCTTGGACCAAAGGAGGCGACCTTGGCCTGGAAGCGCCGGAGGCCGTCGACTCGGTTCTGCTCAGTGAAAAAGAGCTGGGCCAATCGGCGGATAGCACTTCCAGCACGATCATCGGCAAGGGGAGCCCGCATGGTCCCGTGACCGAAGGCGACATCAAGCTCGCGCCGCGGGAAAAGGATTCGTCGCTCAGCGACGTGTCGCTGGCGGCGGACATTTCGGGGATCGGCAGCGACGTGAAGCTCATCCTCAGCGACTCGGACAAAAAGAAGGCCGCCGCCGCGAAGCCCGATTCCAAGCTCGGGGTGCTCGACGATCTCAAACTCGAGCCGGGCGGAAGCGATAAGGGCGCGAGCGTTCTGCCGGGCGGCTCGGGTAGCGATTTGGCCATTGGGCTCGGAAGCGACGTGGCCGGCGGGTCTGCGGTCGGCGGCTCTAAGGCCGGGAAAACCGGCGGGTCGGGATCGTTCAAACTCGCCGACGACGAAATCCGCCTGGCGGAAACCTCGGAGTCCGGCACGGGCAGCTCCAGCAAGAAACGCGGCACGGACAGCAAGAAAGCGGGTATGTCGGATTTCAGCCGCAGCCTCGAGCTGGATGAAGACGTGCTCGGCGCCAAACCGGATAGCGACATTACCCGCGGGGCAACCGACAGCGGCATCCATCTGGTCGATCCCAAGGACAGCGGGCTGTCGCTGGAAGAGCCGCTGGTGCTCGGCGGCTCGGCGAAGGAGCTACTCGAGCTGGGTGAAGCCGACGTGATCTCGCTCGAAGAATCCGCCGACATGGAGGGCACGACCCAACTGAAATCGGATGAGGATTTTCAGCTCACTCCGGTGCAAGAAACGACTGCCGACGAATCGGACAGCGGCTCGCAGGTGATCGCGCTGGATGCCGACGAGGAATTGAGTTCCGGGGCGTTTACCCCGGCCACCTCCGGCATGGTGGCGATGTTGGAAGAAGACACGGGAGCCGAAGGGGCGATGGGCATTTCGCCCACCGGAATTCTGACGACCGGACCGGCATTGGTCGCGACGACACAGGCGCCCGAGACGCCCTACTCCGGCTGGAATGTGGCCGGGTTGGTTTGCTGCGCGCTGTTGCTCTTGATGGCCGGGATGATGATGTACGATCTGACCCGCAACATGTGGCAATGGAATGGCCTGAGCGGGGCCAACAGTTCGATATTTACATCGATCGAGCGCACGATCGGTTGGATGGACAAATGA